In Nerophis ophidion isolate RoL-2023_Sa linkage group LG02, RoL_Noph_v1.0, whole genome shotgun sequence, one DNA window encodes the following:
- the yod1 gene encoding ubiquitin thioesterase OTU1: MLRLRCKTKNGSHVMQGLTHQSCVRELKRKVEELTGIPCEVQKIMVGYPPSSLDLRNGDAHLKDYPIKSGDTLIVEEEKNKPKSLAHPSVTKPPVLARRVVPADNSCLFTSVNYVVEGGVYEPARAPEMRGLIAQIVSSDPAAYSEAVLGKTNEEYCTWIRRDDTWGGAIEVSILSKFYQCEICVVDTQTVRVDRFGEDAGYLKRVLLIYDGIHYDPLEKGAQGSAAPPQTVFSTCDDIILAQALELADEARRKRQFTDVNCFALRCLVCQTGMVGQKEAREHAKETGHTNFGEV, encoded by the exons ATGTTGCGCCTTCGCTGCAAGACCAAGAACGGCAGCCATGTCATGCAGGGCTTGACTCACCAGTCGTGCGTGCGAGAGTTGAAGAGGAAAGTGGAAGAGCTGACGGGAATCCCCTGCGAGGTGCAGAAAATCATGGTGGGCTACCCGCCCTCCAGCCTGGACCTGCGAAACGGGGACGCCCACCTCAAGGACTACCCCATTAAGTCTG GAGACACGCTCATAGTGGAGGAGGAAAAGAACAAGCCAAAGTCGCTCGCTCATCCCTCTGTGACCAAACCGCCGGTCCTGGCGCGGCGCGTGGTCCCGGCGGACAACTCCTGCCTCTTCACCAGCGTCAACTACGTTGTGGAGGGCGGCGTGTACGAGCCGGCACGCGCCCCCGAGATGCGCGGCCTCATCGCCCAGATCGTGTCCAGTGACCCGGCGGCGTACTCTGAGGCGGTGCTGGGAAAGACCAACGAGGAGTACTGCACCTGGATCCGGCGTGACGACACGTGGGGTGGCGCCATTGAGGTGTCCATCCTTTCCAAGTTCTATCAGTGCGAGATCTGCGTGGTGGACACCCAGACGGTGCGTGTGGACCGATTCGGCGAGGACGCCGGCTACCTCAAGCGCGTGCTGCTCATCTATGACGGCATTCACTACGACCCGCTGGAGAAAGGAGCGCAGGGCTCCGCGGCGCCGCCCCAAACCGTCTTCTCCACATGTGACGACATCATCCTGGCTCAGGCCCTGGAGCTGGCGGACGAGGCCCGCCGCAAGCGGCAGTTCACGGACGTAAACTGCTTTGCGTTGCGCTGCTTGGTGTGTCAGACAGGCATGGTGGGACAAAAGGAGGCGCGGGAACATGCCAAGGAGACGGGCCACACCAACTTTGGTGAGGTGTGA